One stretch of Flavobacterium sp. 9 DNA includes these proteins:
- the ccsA gene encoding cytochrome c biogenesis protein CcsA, with product MDKKIFSFLFSTRLMSVLFLTFAIAMGVGTFIESKYNTDTARILIYNTWWFEAIMVFFLINFFGNIKRYQLHKKEKWATLLLHIAFIFILIGAFVTRYISYEGMMPIREGAAENQIFSDKTFLTVFADGEYKGEMKRRVFEKHLLFSPVTNNDFTLSGKFDETPFEVTYVNYIMGAKEKIKPSPNGALYLKLVEAGAGGREEHFLKEGEVQNIHNVLFALNKQTAGAININTTGEKYTIQTPFEGEFMRMADKLKGTVTKDNVQPLMMRSLYSIGDIRIVFPDPAVRGVVDYESNNDYKAKSHTDALIVKVKADGQEKEVRLLGSKGSVGEPQTVKIGNIEYSLFYGSKAYITPFKIKLNDFIATKYPGTEKSYSSFESKVTVQDSSETFDARIYMNHVLDHKGYRFFQSSFDPDEKGTVLSVNHDWWGTSITYLGYFMLFFGLMAIMFTKHSRFADLKRKLDVVKKKKEKLITILVLMIGLSGFAQAPHVHTPGHDHNHSTDPNDHANHVTAPPSQKQLDSLLSIYKAPEAHAAKFGRLIIQDAGGRMKPINTFSSELLRKVSQSDTYNGMNSDQVFLSMTQYAQVWIQVPIIYLNTKDDSIRKIIGIEKGMKFAPFVKFFDENGNYKLSPYLDAAYKAGNPNQFEKDFIEADKKVNLLESALSGSILRIFPIPNDPNNKWISYLELDHAGLKGMDSTYVKQILPLYFSALNNGAITKDFKTADQLVESINGFQKKFGSKVRPNEQKIDLEIAYNTYNILPKMFYWYSLSGIFMLIFTLFSIFFDKKWLRITVNGFHILIGLIFVLHTITLIARWYISGHAPWSNAYEAIVYVAWSTMFFGLAFDRKSKLTVASAAFVTAMIFMAANANWIDPEIANLQPVLNSYWLMIHVAVIVASYGPTALGMILGFVALILIFFTNEKNKAKMDLNIKEITYINEMSITIGLIMLTIGNFLGGQWANESWGRYWGWDPKETWALISIMVYAFVIHARFVPSLRGKWFFNLMTMYAFVSILFTYYGVNFHLVGLHSYASGEAHSLSWVYYSLGTITLIGIITYPKYHKYYKTKKVKKVKK from the coding sequence ATGGATAAAAAAATATTCTCTTTTTTGTTTTCTACACGCTTAATGTCTGTTCTTTTTTTAACATTTGCGATCGCAATGGGTGTTGGAACTTTTATCGAAAGTAAGTACAATACTGATACAGCCCGAATTTTAATTTACAATACATGGTGGTTTGAGGCCATAATGGTCTTTTTCCTGATCAATTTCTTCGGAAACATCAAACGTTACCAACTACATAAAAAAGAAAAATGGGCAACTTTATTGCTTCATATTGCTTTTATTTTCATTCTTATAGGAGCTTTTGTTACACGTTATATCAGCTATGAAGGTATGATGCCAATTCGTGAAGGCGCTGCTGAAAATCAAATTTTTTCAGATAAAACATTCTTAACTGTGTTTGCAGACGGAGAATACAAAGGCGAAATGAAACGTCGAGTTTTTGAGAAACATTTATTGTTTTCTCCGGTAACTAATAATGATTTTACGCTTTCGGGCAAATTTGACGAAACTCCTTTTGAAGTTACTTATGTTAACTATATAATGGGAGCAAAAGAAAAAATAAAACCAAGTCCAAACGGAGCTTTATACCTAAAATTGGTTGAAGCTGGCGCTGGCGGACGTGAAGAACATTTCCTGAAAGAAGGTGAAGTTCAAAACATTCACAATGTTTTATTTGCATTAAACAAGCAAACAGCTGGTGCAATTAACATCAATACAACTGGTGAAAAATATACCATTCAAACTCCTTTTGAAGGAGAATTTATGCGAATGGCAGATAAATTAAAAGGTACTGTAACCAAAGATAATGTACAGCCGCTTATGATGCGTTCTTTGTACAGTATTGGCGATATTAGAATCGTTTTTCCAGATCCTGCAGTAAGAGGAGTTGTTGATTATGAGTCAAATAACGATTATAAAGCAAAGTCTCACACAGATGCTTTAATCGTAAAAGTTAAAGCTGATGGACAAGAAAAAGAAGTAAGACTTCTTGGTTCTAAAGGAAGCGTAGGCGAGCCTCAAACTGTAAAAATTGGAAATATAGAATACAGTTTATTCTACGGAAGTAAAGCATATATAACGCCATTTAAAATAAAACTAAACGATTTTATCGCTACAAAATATCCGGGAACTGAGAAAAGTTATTCCTCTTTTGAAAGTAAAGTAACTGTTCAGGATTCTTCAGAAACTTTTGACGCTCGTATTTATATGAACCACGTATTAGACCATAAAGGATACAGATTTTTCCAATCTTCATTTGATCCGGACGAAAAAGGAACTGTATTATCTGTAAACCACGATTGGTGGGGAACTTCTATCACTTATTTAGGGTATTTTATGTTGTTTTTTGGATTAATGGCAATTATGTTTACAAAACACTCTCGTTTCGCAGATTTGAAACGCAAATTAGACGTTGTAAAAAAGAAAAAAGAAAAATTAATTACCATTTTGGTTTTAATGATTGGTTTGAGTGGTTTCGCACAAGCGCCTCATGTTCATACACCTGGACACGATCACAATCATTCAACAGATCCTAACGATCACGCAAATCACGTAACGGCTCCACCAAGTCAGAAACAATTAGATTCTTTACTTTCTATTTATAAAGCACCGGAAGCACACGCAGCCAAATTTGGACGTTTGATTATTCAGGATGCTGGAGGTAGAATGAAGCCTATTAATACTTTCTCATCTGAATTGCTTCGTAAAGTAAGTCAAAGCGATACTTATAACGGAATGAATTCTGATCAGGTATTTTTGTCAATGACGCAATATGCTCAGGTTTGGATACAAGTTCCTATCATTTATCTGAATACAAAAGATGATAGTATTCGTAAAATCATTGGTATCGAAAAAGGGATGAAATTTGCACCTTTTGTAAAGTTCTTCGATGAAAACGGAAATTATAAACTTTCACCTTATTTAGATGCTGCTTATAAAGCAGGAAATCCAAATCAGTTTGAGAAAGATTTTATCGAAGCTGATAAAAAAGTAAACTTATTGGAATCGGCGTTAAGCGGAAGTATTTTGAGAATCTTCCCAATTCCAAATGATCCAAACAATAAATGGATTTCATACCTGGAGTTAGATCATGCAGGATTAAAAGGCATGGATTCTACTTATGTCAAACAAATTTTGCCTTTATATTTTAGCGCTTTAAACAACGGAGCTATTACTAAAGATTTTAAAACCGCAGATCAATTAGTAGAAAGCATCAACGGTTTCCAGAAGAAATTTGGAAGTAAAGTGCGTCCAAATGAGCAAAAAATTGATCTTGAGATTGCTTACAATACCTATAATATTTTACCAAAAATGTTTTACTGGTATTCTCTTTCAGGAATCTTTATGTTGATTTTTACACTTTTCAGTATATTTTTCGATAAAAAATGGTTGCGAATTACCGTAAATGGTTTTCACATATTGATCGGTTTAATATTCGTACTTCATACAATAACATTAATTGCGCGTTGGTACATTTCAGGACACGCGCCGTGGAGTAACGCTTACGAAGCAATTGTATATGTTGCGTGGTCAACAATGTTCTTCGGATTGGCTTTTGATAGAAAATCAAAACTTACCGTTGCATCTGCAGCATTTGTGACAGCGATGATTTTCATGGCAGCAAACGCAAACTGGATCGATCCTGAAATTGCAAATTTACAACCTGTTTTGAATTCGTATTGGTTAATGATTCACGTTGCCGTTATTGTGGCAAGTTACGGACCTACAGCACTTGGAATGATTTTAGGTTTTGTAGCCCTGATATTGATTTTCTTTACCAATGAGAAAAACAAGGCAAAAATGGACCTAAACATAAAAGAGATAACTTATATCAACGAAATGTCAATTACAATTGGTTTGATCATGTTAACTATTGGTAACTTCTTAGGAGGACAATGGGCCAACGAAAGCTGGGGACGTTACTGGGGATGGGATCCAAAAGAAACTTGGGCATTAATCTCGATTATGGTTTATGCGTTTGTAATTCACGCTCGTTTTGTTCCGTCTTTAAGAGGAAAATGGTTTTTCAATTTAATGACTATGTATGCTTTTGTGTCGATTTTATTCACCTATTACGGAGTAAACTTCCACTTAGTTGGACTTCACTCTTACGCAAGCGGAGAAGCACATTCATTAAGCTGGGTTTATTATTCATTAGGAACAATCACTCTAATTGGAATAATAACGTATCCTAAATACCACAAATATTATAAAACCAAAAAAGTAAAAAAGGTTAAAAAATAA
- a CDS encoding glycoside hydrolase family 28 protein codes for MKLKTTSTNLFCLALTVLLISWSKDTIAQNSKDIYAGIEFKMLKVKEPVIPKNTVNIKDFGALNGGYVLNTKAFADAIAAVSKKGGGKVIIPPGIWLTGPIILKSNLELHAETGALIKFSTDKTLYPIIETSFEGLNTWRCISPIYGKNLENIAFTGNGVWDGSGEAWRQVKKSKLTEEQWKKFVASGGVLNEKKDSWYPSEQYLKGSKGADQNIRLDLKTKEDFEAIHDFLRPVLVSIQNSKRVLFDGPVFQNSPAWNIHPLMVEDLIVRNITVRNPWYSQNGDGLDVESCKNVIIENSSFDVGDDAICIKSGKDKDGRDRNIPCENIIVRNNIVYHGHGGVTVGSEMSGGVKNLHVSNCTFMGTDVGLRFKSTRGRGGIVENIYISDIFMTNIPSQAISFDLYYGGKSIAETLAEGGNKINTKIVPVNEETPQFKNISIKNITIKGAYQAVFLQGLPEMNLKNIEISNLIAKAENGFSIIDADGIKLNNITLDIEKPTVFEIYNGKNMSFKNVEFNSVSDKAISINGEVSKNIEFVSSPKLDFSKITTINEVVPKDAVKF; via the coding sequence ATGAAACTAAAAACCACTTCAACCAACCTATTTTGCCTTGCTTTGACCGTTTTACTAATTAGTTGGTCAAAAGATACGATTGCTCAAAATTCAAAAGATATTTACGCCGGAATTGAATTTAAAATGCTGAAAGTCAAAGAACCTGTAATTCCTAAAAACACGGTAAATATAAAAGATTTTGGTGCTTTAAATGGTGGTTATGTTTTAAATACAAAGGCTTTCGCCGATGCAATTGCCGCGGTTTCAAAAAAAGGAGGTGGAAAAGTGATTATTCCTCCAGGAATCTGGCTTACAGGACCAATTATTTTGAAAAGTAACCTTGAATTGCATGCTGAAACTGGCGCATTAATAAAATTTTCAACAGATAAAACTTTATATCCTATTATAGAAACCAGTTTTGAAGGTTTGAATACCTGGCGCTGCATCTCTCCTATTTACGGCAAGAATTTAGAAAACATTGCTTTTACAGGAAATGGCGTTTGGGATGGTTCCGGTGAAGCCTGGCGACAGGTAAAGAAAAGTAAACTGACAGAGGAACAATGGAAGAAATTTGTTGCTTCAGGAGGAGTTCTTAATGAGAAAAAAGATTCCTGGTATCCATCTGAGCAATATTTAAAAGGTTCTAAAGGCGCAGATCAAAACATTCGATTGGATCTTAAAACCAAAGAAGATTTTGAAGCAATTCACGATTTTCTTCGTCCGGTTTTGGTAAGTATTCAAAATAGTAAAAGGGTATTATTTGATGGACCGGTTTTTCAAAATTCTCCAGCATGGAATATTCATCCTTTGATGGTTGAAGATTTAATTGTTCGAAATATAACCGTTAGAAATCCTTGGTATTCACAAAATGGTGATGGCCTAGATGTAGAATCCTGTAAAAATGTGATTATCGAAAATTCTAGTTTTGATGTTGGCGACGATGCTATTTGCATTAAATCCGGAAAAGATAAAGATGGTCGTGATCGTAATATTCCTTGCGAAAATATTATCGTTAGAAATAACATTGTTTATCACGGACATGGCGGCGTAACGGTTGGAAGCGAAATGTCTGGCGGCGTAAAAAACCTTCATGTTTCAAATTGTACTTTTATGGGAACTGATGTTGGTTTACGCTTTAAAAGTACACGTGGTCGTGGCGGAATTGTAGAAAACATTTATATATCAGATATTTTTATGACTAATATTCCATCTCAGGCAATTTCATTTGACCTTTATTATGGAGGAAAATCTATTGCGGAAACTTTAGCCGAAGGCGGAAATAAAATTAATACTAAAATAGTTCCGGTAAATGAGGAAACTCCACAGTTCAAGAATATTTCGATCAAAAACATTACAATAAAGGGCGCTTATCAAGCTGTTTTTCTACAAGGTTTACCCGAAATGAATCTTAAAAACATCGAAATTTCCAATTTAATTGCCAAAGCAGAAAATGGCTTCTCGATCATCGATGCTGACGGAATTAAACTTAATAATATAACATTAGACATTGAGAAACCAACCGTTTTTGAAATCTATAACGGAAAAAATATGTCGTTTAAAAACGTAGAATTCAATTCGGTTTCTGATAAAGCAATTTCGATTAATGGAGAAGTTTCTAAAAACATCGAGTTTGTTTCGTCTCCAAAATTAGACTTTTCGAAAATTACAACAATAAATGAAGTTGTCCCGAAAGATGCTGTAAAATTCTAA
- a CDS encoding Rossmann-like and DUF2520 domain-containing protein has translation MTRITIIGSGNVAQHLIKAFTKSELIEIVQVFSRKKEALSSLIDYDKIVNDFEELIESDLYIIAVSDKAISEVSSNLPFQNRIVVHTSGAASLDVLDPKNRKGVFYPLQTFSKKKEIDFSTIPMCLEAENTFDFRVLETVAKSISNAVYPINSDQRKALHVAAVFVNNFSNHLYQIGQEICNEHQVPFEVLKPLIQETAEKIKTLDPIDAQTGPAKRKDSNTIEAHLEYLTNENQKNIYKILTQSIQNNGKTF, from the coding sequence ATGACTCGAATAACGATAATTGGTTCCGGAAATGTCGCGCAACATTTGATAAAAGCTTTCACGAAAAGTGAACTTATTGAAATTGTTCAGGTTTTCTCGAGAAAAAAAGAGGCTTTGTCTTCTCTAATTGATTACGATAAAATTGTAAATGATTTTGAAGAATTAATTGAATCTGACTTATATATTATCGCCGTTTCAGACAAAGCTATTTCAGAGGTTTCTTCTAATTTACCTTTTCAAAACCGAATCGTAGTTCATACTTCGGGAGCTGCTTCACTTGATGTTTTAGATCCAAAAAACAGAAAAGGCGTTTTTTACCCGCTTCAAACATTTTCTAAAAAGAAAGAAATTGATTTTTCAACCATTCCAATGTGTTTGGAAGCTGAAAATACATTTGATTTCCGCGTTTTAGAAACTGTTGCAAAAAGTATTTCAAATGCCGTTTATCCTATTAATTCCGATCAAAGGAAAGCTTTGCACGTTGCCGCCGTTTTTGTAAACAATTTTTCGAATCACTTATATCAAATTGGACAGGAAATTTGTAATGAACATCAGGTTCCGTTTGAAGTTTTGAAACCTTTAATTCAGGAAACTGCCGAAAAAATCAAAACTCTCGATCCAATTGATGCACAAACCGGTCCTGCAAAACGCAAAGATTCTAACACAATTGAAGCGCATTTGGAATACTTAACGAATGAAAATCAAAAGAATATTTATAAAATACTAACACAATCTATACAGAATAATGGCAAAACATTTTAA
- a CDS encoding HAD family hydrolase, whose protein sequence is MAKHFKEIMNDITTFVFDVDGVLTDSSVFVTNEGEMLRTMNIRDGYAMKAAVESGFNVCIISGGSNEGVRIRLRNLGINDIHLGVPDKVATFKEYTETYNIKPEQVLYMGDDIPDFHVMKLVGLPTCPQDSSPEIKNICRYVSHVKGGKGAARDVIEQVMKVQGKWMEHFSGKHD, encoded by the coding sequence ATGGCAAAACATTTTAAAGAGATAATGAACGACATCACAACTTTTGTTTTTGATGTAGATGGCGTACTTACAGACAGTTCGGTTTTTGTAACCAATGAAGGAGAAATGCTTCGTACGATGAATATTCGTGATGGTTATGCAATGAAAGCGGCTGTTGAAAGTGGTTTTAATGTTTGCATTATTTCTGGCGGAAGCAATGAAGGCGTTCGCATTAGACTTCGTAATTTAGGAATCAACGATATTCATTTAGGAGTTCCTGACAAGGTTGCAACTTTTAAGGAATACACAGAAACTTACAATATTAAACCAGAGCAAGTGTTGTATATGGGAGATGATATTCCTGATTTTCATGTAATGAAATTAGTAGGATTACCAACTTGCCCGCAAGATTCAAGTCCTGAAATTAAGAATATTTGCCGTTATGTTTCGCATGTAAAAGGAGGAAAAGGTGCTGCGCGTGACGTTATCGAGCAAGTAATGAAAGTACAAGGAAAATGGATGGAACATTTTAGTGGGAAACACGATTGA
- a CDS encoding geranylgeranylglycerol-phosphate geranylgeranyltransferase: MKFLKLIRYQNLLMLAFMQVLFRYAFLKQQNIPLALSDIQYGLLVLSTVLLAAAGYVINNIYDVATDTINKPQDVVIGKGISETAAYNIYFGLNITGVAIGFYLSNIILRPGFATIFILIASMLYFYSTTLKQIMIVGNVVVALTLALSVIIIGVFDIFPATNAENKAQMASLFSILTDYALFAFMINFIREIVKDIEDVDGDYNQGMNTLPIAIGKSRAAKIALGFAIIPFILCLLYINTYFFKNNLIFVTLYTFAFVLAPLLYFIVKIFGAKTQKEFHHLSTVLKLILFFGILSILVITLNIHYNA; this comes from the coding sequence ATGAAATTCCTCAAACTCATTCGTTATCAAAATTTACTGATGCTTGCTTTTATGCAGGTTTTGTTTCGTTATGCTTTTTTAAAACAGCAAAATATTCCTTTGGCATTATCTGATATTCAGTATGGATTATTGGTTTTAAGCACCGTTTTATTAGCAGCAGCGGGATATGTGATTAACAATATATATGACGTTGCCACGGATACAATAAATAAACCTCAGGATGTTGTAATTGGTAAAGGAATATCTGAAACTGCGGCTTATAATATCTATTTTGGTTTGAATATTACTGGAGTTGCGATAGGTTTTTATTTGTCGAATATTATTTTGAGACCTGGTTTTGCAACGATTTTCATTCTGATTGCTTCCATGCTTTATTTTTATTCTACAACATTAAAACAAATTATGATTGTAGGGAATGTTGTTGTGGCATTGACGCTTGCTTTGAGTGTTATTATCATTGGAGTTTTTGATATTTTTCCGGCAACAAATGCTGAAAATAAAGCGCAAATGGCAAGTTTATTTTCAATCCTGACAGATTATGCTTTGTTTGCATTTATGATTAATTTCATACGCGAAATTGTTAAAGATATTGAAGATGTAGATGGAGATTACAATCAAGGAATGAATACATTACCAATTGCAATTGGTAAAAGTCGTGCAGCAAAAATTGCTTTAGGTTTTGCTATAATTCCGTTTATTTTATGTTTGCTTTATATCAATACCTATTTCTTTAAAAACAATCTTATTTTTGTTACTCTTTATACTTTTGCCTTTGTTTTAGCGCCGTTATTGTACTTTATAGTTAAGATATTTGGAGCTAAAACTCAAAAAGAATTTCATCATTTAAGTACGGTTTTAAAACTGATTTTGTTTTTCGGAATTTTATCAATTCTGGTTATCACCTTAAATATTCATTACAATGCTTAA
- a CDS encoding Maf-like protein, translated as MLKEKLKKYTIILASGSPRRQQFFKDLNLDFEIRLKDIEEIYPPELKAVEITDFLAELKASAFEGELKENEILVTSDTIVWHNDKALGKPKNADEAFEMIKSMSNATHDVITSVCFKTSTTSTLLHDITKVTFNDLSDEAILYYIENYKPYDKAGAYGIQEWFGFMAVAKVEGSYTNVMGLPTAKVYEYLSTLV; from the coding sequence ATGCTTAAAGAAAAACTAAAAAAATATACCATAATTCTTGCATCGGGATCACCAAGAAGACAACAATTTTTCAAAGATTTAAATCTTGATTTTGAAATCAGATTAAAAGATATCGAAGAAATATATCCGCCTGAATTAAAAGCGGTAGAAATCACTGATTTTTTAGCAGAGCTAAAAGCAAGTGCGTTTGAAGGTGAACTAAAAGAAAATGAAATTCTGGTAACCAGCGATACGATTGTTTGGCACAATGATAAAGCGTTAGGAAAGCCCAAAAATGCCGATGAAGCTTTTGAAATGATCAAATCAATGTCGAATGCGACACACGATGTAATTACGTCTGTTTGCTTTAAAACAAGCACTACTTCTACCCTTTTGCACGATATTACAAAAGTTACTTTTAATGATTTATCAGATGAAGCGATTTTATATTATATCGAAAACTACAAACCTTATGATAAAGCCGGAGCTTACGGAATTCAGGAATGGTTTGGCTTCATGGCAGTTGCAAAAGTCGAAGGTTCTTATACCAATGTTATGGGATTGCCTACAGCTAAAGTTTACGAATATTTGAGTACTTTAGTGTAA
- a CDS encoding mechanosensitive ion channel family protein: MFSFKEYSEEILSTIIVLIALVALRIIIAKLIRRYASSSQLLEHRTNLVIKYIHILMNILVTISLIVIWGVETKDIFITVSSIATVIGVAMFAQWSILSNITSGMILFFSFPFRIGDTIKIHDKDFPIEAEIEDISAFHVNLKTKEGERIIFPNNLLLQKGISIMPAHYEDKEFFD, from the coding sequence ATGTTTTCTTTTAAAGAATATAGCGAGGAAATTCTAAGCACTATAATTGTCTTAATTGCTTTAGTTGCGTTAAGAATTATTATTGCAAAATTAATCCGCCGCTACGCCAGTTCAAGTCAATTATTAGAACATCGAACCAATTTGGTAATAAAGTACATTCATATCCTTATGAATATACTGGTTACGATTAGTCTGATTGTAATTTGGGGCGTTGAAACTAAAGATATTTTCATCACTGTTTCGTCAATTGCAACCGTTATTGGTGTTGCAATGTTTGCGCAATGGTCTATTTTGAGCAATATTACTTCTGGAATGATTTTGTTCTTTTCATTTCCTTTTAGAATTGGAGATACGATCAAAATTCACGACAAAGATTTTCCTATAGAAGCTGAAATAGAGGATATTAGCGCTTTTCACGTCAATCTGAAAACAAAGGAAGGTGAACGAATTATTTTCCCAAACAATTTATTATTACAAAAAGGCATTTCGATTATGCCGGCACACTACGAAGACAAGGAGTTTTTTGACTAA
- a CDS encoding AI-2E family transporter yields MIQPIKLPFYAKIACILISLISFAYIFCIAKDIITPVLMAFLFAVLLLPVFTFLKTKLKFPRHLAAISCVLLFAAFIIGILVFISYEVTDMANDFDTIKKNANTFITDIHKFIKDNFHVSIGEQKKYLDNVTKDSVQNGKATIGSAIVSITDLLLDCTIIPIYTFLFLLYKDHFILFLAKLIDKENHGILQGILSQIKVSINNYIVSLIIEMIVVAALTSLGLWIIGIKYFILLGLITGILNVIPYIGILIAGIITVLASLTGSAETSIILGILIVNIIVQLIDNNLIVPLIINSKVEINAFVSIIGIIIGGASAGISGMFLAIPLLAILKIIFDRIESLEPWGYVMGNHMPKKFTWRIRKVKAEN; encoded by the coding sequence ATGATTCAGCCAATTAAGTTGCCTTTCTATGCAAAAATTGCATGCATACTAATAAGTTTAATTTCTTTTGCCTATATATTTTGTATTGCAAAAGATATCATTACGCCAGTTTTAATGGCCTTTTTGTTTGCTGTTTTATTGCTTCCTGTATTTACTTTTCTAAAAACAAAATTGAAGTTTCCCAGACATCTTGCTGCGATTTCCTGTGTTTTGCTTTTTGCCGCCTTTATCATCGGAATATTAGTTTTTATATCCTATGAAGTAACGGATATGGCAAATGATTTTGATACCATAAAAAAGAACGCAAATACTTTTATAACGGATATTCATAAGTTTATTAAAGATAATTTTCACGTAAGTATTGGCGAACAGAAAAAATATCTGGATAACGTTACAAAAGATTCTGTTCAGAACGGAAAAGCTACAATAGGTTCTGCAATTGTATCTATTACAGATTTACTTTTGGATTGTACAATTATCCCAATTTATACCTTTCTGTTTTTACTGTATAAAGATCATTTCATACTTTTTCTTGCTAAATTAATTGATAAAGAAAATCATGGTATTTTGCAAGGTATTTTATCTCAAATAAAAGTTTCCATAAACAATTATATCGTCAGCTTGATTATTGAAATGATTGTTGTCGCAGCGTTAACGAGTTTAGGACTTTGGATTATTGGTATAAAATATTTTATTCTCTTGGGATTAATCACCGGAATTCTAAACGTGATTCCGTATATCGGAATCCTGATTGCAGGAATTATCACGGTTCTGGCATCTTTGACAGGATCTGCCGAAACATCTATTATCTTAGGAATTCTTATCGTAAATATTATTGTGCAATTAATCGATAATAACCTAATTGTGCCATTAATTATCAATTCTAAAGTAGAAATTAATGCTTTTGTATCTATTATCGGAATTATAATTGGCGGTGCTTCTGCAGGAATTTCAGGAATGTTTTTAGCCATTCCGCTTTTAGCGATATTAAAAATTATTTTTGACAGAATAGAATCACTTGAACCGTGGGGTTATGTTATGGGAAATCATATGCCCAAAAAATTTACATGGAGAATCAGGAAAGTTAAAGCTGAAAATTAA